The Akkermansia muciniphila genome includes the window TCAGGCAGCATGCGGCCAAAAGGGGGAGGTATTTGAACGTGGATGACATGGGAAGGAAAAGAGTAACGGGTTATTCGTGGCGCAGGGCGTCGATGGGGTCCATTTTGGAAGCCTTCCAGGACGGATACCATCCGAAGGCCAGGCCGATGAATACGGAGACGCCCACGGCCAGGGCCATGGCTTCCGGGGAGGAGGCGGTGGCCCAGTTCATGGTGCGGCTGACGATGATGGAGATGGCCTTGCCGAGCATGATGCCCAGCGCGCCGCCCACCACGCAGAGCAGCACCGCTTCCAGCAGGAACTGGCGCATGATGTCCTGAGGACGGGCGCCCACGGCCATGCGCAGGCCGATTTCCTTGGTGCGTTCCGTGACGGAGACGAGCATGATGTTCATGATGCCCACGCCGCCCACGACCAGGGAGATCATGGCCACGATCATCAGCAGGTTGGTCATGACTTCCGTGGTGCTGCTCATGGCGCGGGACATTTCAGCCATGTCCCACACGCGGAAGTCGTCCAGCTGGCCGTCCTTCAGGTTGTGCTTGGCGCGGATGACTTCCGTGATCTGGTCTATGGCCTCGGAGGAGCGTTCCGGGTCCGCAATCTGCGCCATGATGAAGTCAATGTTATTGAAGCGGCGCGGATGGGGGGCGTCCGTGTACGGCTGGTCCGTGGTTTCCGTGTAGTAATCCACGGAATTGGCGGTGTACTTGTCCGCCCGGTTGAAGGTGGTGGTGGATTTGCCGGAGGAGGAGGCGGACCCGCCCCCCAGCCCCTGAAGGCGGTAGCGGATGCTCGTCCACGGCAGGATGATGGAGTCGTCCTGGTCGCGGCCCATCATGTTGGCCCCCTTCTTCTGGAGAATGCCGATGACCTTGAACATGACGTTCTTGATGCGGATGTCCTTGCCCAGCGGGTCTTCATCTCCAAAGAGTTCCCTGGCTACCGTCTGGCCGATGACGCACACGCGCCTGGCCTGCTCCACGTCTTCCTCGGAGAAGGGCTGGCCGCGCTCCATGTCATACCAGCTTTTGATCTTCAGGTATTCCACGGAACCGCCTTCCACGGTTTCCGGGCTCCAGTTTTTGTTGCCGTAAATGACCTGCCCGCTGGCGCGCACCACGGGCGTGGCGCGCAGGACCATGGTGCAGTCCTTCATGATGGCTTCACAGTCCGCGTTGGTCAGGGAGGCCCTGCCGCCCGCGCCAGTGTTGACGCCGCTCTTGGAGATGGCGCCGGGGCGGATGTTCAGGGTGTCCGCCCCCATGGAGGCGATGGTGTTTTTAATCTGGAGCGTGGACCCCTGGCCGATTTCCACCATGGCGATCACCGCGGCAATGCCGATGATGATGCCCAGGATGGTGAGCGCGGCGCGCATGGGGTTGCGCACCAGGGCCTTGATGCAGGTTTTAAGGAGGGGAAGGAATTTCATACGTCGTCCTTGCTTAGCGTGTCGGAAATCCCTTCGCAGATGAGGCCGTCCGCCATGTTGATGGCCCGGTCCGTGAAGGCGGCTATTTTGGGGTCATGCGTCACCAGGATGACCGTGATCCCCTTCCGGCGGTTCAGGTCCTTGAACATGTGCAGCACTTCCTTGGAGGTGGTGGAGTCCAGGTTGCCCGTGGGCTCGTCCGCCAGCAGGATGCTGGGGTTGTTGATCAGGGAGCGGGCGATGGCTACGCGCTGCTGCTGGCCGCCGGAAAGCTGGGCGGGGGTGTGGTCCATGCGGTCGGAAAGGCCCACCAGGTTCAGCAGTTCCACGGAGCGTTCGCGCATGGCCTTCATGCTGAGAGTGGGGTGGGCGTACACGGCGGGCATCATCACGTTTTCCAGCGCGGTGGTGCGGGAGAGCAGGTTGAAGTTCTGGAAGACGAAGCCGATGCGCTTGTTCCGGAGCGTGGCGCGTTCTGCGGCGTTGAATTTGGCTACGTCTTCTCCGGCAATGTAGTAATGGCCGGAGCTGGGGCGGTCCAGGCAGCCCAGGATGTTCATCAGGGTGGATTTTCCGGAGCCGGAGGCGCCCGTGAGGGAGACGAACTCCCCTTCCTTGATGTCCAGGGTGATGCCCTTGAGCACTTGGAGGTCAATTTCCCCCAGGTGGTACACCTTGGTTATGTCACGTAAGCGGATCACGTTATTATATTATAATGCTTGATGCGGTAAAAAATGGTTGAGCTGGCGGATGCGGGTTGTTCCCGGATCAGGGAGGCGGGGGCGGCCCGCCATTGCCGGAGGCCGCCTTCGTATTGCCCGTGCTCGGCTTGCGGCGCGGAGGCATCTTGGGCGCAAACGGGTTTTCACCGCCGGCGGAGGCGGACGTTCCGTCACCGGAGTTTCCGGAGCGGTTCAGTATCTGCGCCGTGGAGACAATCTCCATGCCTTCCCGGAGCGTTTCCCCCTTGACGACCGTCAGCATGCCGTTGCTTTCCCCCCTGGTGACCAGGTGGGGGTAAAGAACAGCATCCCTGAGTTCCCAGACCACGGCTTTTTTCTCCTGTCCGCTTTGTGCGGGAGCGGCCAGTTCAGGCTGCATCTGTTCAAGGGTTCTTTTCTGTTCGGCGCCGATGAGGTCCGTTTCCGGCTGGAAGCGGAGCGCGGCATTGGAGACCAGGAAGGCGTTCCGGATATCCTCCACGACAAACTGGACGTTGGCCGTCAGGTAGGGAATGAGGAGCTTGTCCGGGTTGGGCACGTCAATGTCCACAATGTAGGTGACCACGTTGGAGGTCATGGTGGCGTCCAGGCGGATTTTGTCCACCGTCCCCTTGAATTTGCGGCCGGAGAAGGCGTCCACGGTGAAGATCACTTCCTGCCCCTTGCGGATGCTGCCGATGTCCGCCTCATTCACGGCGGCCCAGATTTTAAGTTTGGAGAGGTCCGTAGCGATGTAGAAAAGGCTGGAGGCGCTCATGCTGGAAACCACCGTCTGGCCGATGTTCACCAGGCGCTTGACCACCACGCCGTCCACGGGGGACTGGATGGTGGTGTATTCCAGGTTGCGCATTTCCTTTTTCAGCGCGGCTTCCGCCTGTTTCAGGGATGCTTCCGCTTCCAGCAGGGAGGCTTCCGCCACGGCCACGTTGGCGCGGGCGGTCTCTTCATCCGCAATGTACTGGTCATAGCTGGATTTGGACAGGGCGTCCCCCGGTCCCAGCTTTTCCGCGCGTTCCCGGTCCAGCTTGGCCTGGTGGTGCTTGGCCTTGGCCTGCTGGATGTCCGCCCTGGCGCGGGCGATTCCGGCGGATGCCTGCGCCTTGGAGGCTTCCGCCCGCTGCACGTCCAGCTGCACGGGCAGCTTGTCAATCTCCGCGAGCATTTGCCCCGCCTTCACCGGGCTGGAGTAATCCACCACCTTGCCGTCCAGATCCTTGCCGAACTCCATGATAATGCCGCTGACCTGCGCGCCAACGTCCACCAGTTCATCCGGTTCCGTGACGCCGGTGGCATCAATGGTGATCATCAGGTCCCCCTTCTCCAGGGGCTCTGTCTGGTACTCCACCTGAATGGCTTCATTCCCTTTCCACTGTTCCCAGGCGAACCAGGCGCCTGCGAGAACGACAATGACGATGATGAGTTTGATAAATCCCTTCACGACTATAATATACTTCGCAATAATGAAAAAGTTGCACAGATGTTAAAAACTTTTTTGCAACGGGGAGTGATCCTACCATGATTTCCTGAAATGTCTAAGGATTTATTTCATTCCATAACAGTTATGAAATATTAACTAATTATGTTACATAATCGTAATGCCCTGGCTCTTTTTTACGGAATTGTAAAGAGCTGGGGACAAGCCGCCCGGAACGTTCCCCGGCAATCAATTGGCCTTCATGCTTTTCCGCTCAAAGGTAAAAACTGGCACGTTTCTTGCAAAGTAAGATGTGAAGGATCATGTGATCCGGAAATTGCCAGTCAACCGTATGTACAAGAATGATTTATTTGATTTGCTGTTCAGGCTTCTCCATTCCTTCTGCCGTTCCTCCCGGCCATGCAGGGGGCGGAAGGAGCGGGACCGGAAGGCCCGGGAATATTTGAAGGCCATGGTGGCCAGGGCGCGGATGCGTTCGTTTTAATGCATCCGGGCGCCTGTCCGGAAACCATGCGGGGAGGGAGGGCCGTGGAAAGTTGCCGGGCGGGCATGCTCCGGGTGCACATCTTCAAATGGCGGCGGACTCCCGCCGGGTTCCCGGCTGCAAAGGGGAAAGGAAAGACACCGCTGCACCGTCACTGGCAATGAGCCACGTTCCCGTGCCTCAATAGAGCGGGGACTTCCGCCGCTGTTTTGACTTATCCGGTATAGGACTTAGTCAGCCCTGCGTCGGGGCTGCCCCCATTAGGTATAATATCGGTTCGGGCCACTTTGCCAGGTGTTGACGAGTGCAGCAGCCAGCACCTTATATACTGCATGGCGGGATATTATCCAAGGTGTTTTTGGAATCTTTTAAGACATGCGCGGGGAGCCGCCGGGGATAGGACTGAACCTGAACGGGATGCCGTTCCGTCAGCAGGCGCCTTCCAGCCATTCCTTTAAAATGGGGCGGTCTGCGGGGGCCCATGGCAGTTCTGCCAGCGTGCGGCGGGAGAAGAAGCCCAGGCTTTCATGCTCCAGGGGCCGGGGCAGCGCTCCGGGGTCCAGGCGGCACAGGAAGGGGATGAGGCGGATGACGCGTTCCTTTTCCCCGTGCCGCACGGGGGTGAGCATGCGGACGGGATGGACGGCGCACCCCAGCTCTTCCCGGATTTCCCGGATGATGGCGTCCTGCGCGTTCTCCCCGGGTTCCAGTTTTCCGCCGGGAAATTCATAGAGCAGCCCGTTGGACTGCCCCGCGGCCTTCTTGGCGGCCAGGAGGAGGGGGCCCCGGGCGGCGGACAGCTCAATCAGGGCGCAGCAGACGTCCAGGGTGTTCATGATGCGCTGAAATCCACCGCGTGCAGGTTCATCATGCGGGAGTCCGTATCCAGGATGCCGAAGCCGATGCGCCCGGTCCTTCCCTGGAGTTCCCCCGGATTGGCAAGCAGGCACCCGCCGTACGTTTCCCGCGCGGCCTGGTGGGTGTGTCCGTACAGGGCGGCGTCCACGCTGCCGTTCCTGGCCTCCTGCATGGCGTATTTGGGATAATGGGAGAGGGAGAACTTCATGCCGTACCGGGTGATGACGGCGTGTTCCGGGTGCAGGCGCGCCGCCGGGGAATTGGCCGCCATCCGCTGCATGAGGAGAAGCTCGTAGTCATTATTGCCCGGCACGGCGTCCAGCGGCAGGCCGCCGGTGAGCTCAAGGATGCGCAGGAAGCTTTCCGGGGTGGTGCAGTCTCCCAGGAAAAAGAAATGTCCGCAGTCCATCAGGCGCATCTGGCGCATGGCAGGCTCCAGGTGGTCCGTGCGGTCGTGCAGGTCGGAAAAAATGCCTATCTTCATGGTGTTGATTGGTTCATGGCATGAATGGGCCAGGCCAGCAGTTCGTCCGGCAGGGGAGGCAGGGGGCCATGCTCCCCCTCCCGGCGCAGCAGGCAGGTGAAGCCGCCCGCGCCCGCGCCGTGGAAAGGCATGAGCCGGTAGCAGGCCTCCTGCGTCAGCGCGGAGCGGAAGGGCTCCAGCTCCGGCACGGATACGGTGCGCAGGTCCGGACAGCGTTTCAGCAAGTACAGAATGTTGCGCTCGTTCTCCTCCGGGGCGTAGGTGCAGGTGGTGTACAGCAGATAGCCTCCGGGCGCCAGGCACCGGACCGCCGCCAGCAGGATGCCCCGCTGCCGTTTGGCGTTGCCTCCGGTGACGGAGGAATTGAAGCAGCCGGGATTGGGAATGCCCTTGGCCAGCAGGGACTGTCCGCTGCACGGGGCGTCTGCCAGAATGAGGTCAAAACAGCCGGGGGCTAGTTCCGCCCACTGGTCCGGCCGCAGGCGCTGGGTGTACAGGCCCGTGAAACCGCAGCGCAGCAGGTTGTGGCGCAGGATGCCCAGGCGTTTGGGGTGCACCTCGTTGGAGACGTGCTCCCGCGGGGCTACCCTCGTTTGCGCCAGAATGCTTTTTCCGCCGGGCGCGGCGCACAGGTCCAGGCAGCGTTCCGGACGGAAGGGCAGATGGGCCAGCGGGGCGGTTTCCCAGACGGAGGAGAGGTCCAGGGGATAGTAGTAGCCGCGTTCATAATCCGGCAGGGAACCGGGCCGCGCCTCCGTTTCTCCCGCCGGGAGCGCGGGGATGGAAGGGTGCCCCCAGTCCCGCGGCGTTTCATCCGCGGGGAAGGGCGGAACGTAGCCTTCCGGAGCCTGCGGGGTGATGACCAGCGCGCTTCTGGAACGGTCCCCGGCCTGCATGGCGTCCAGAAAGTCCTGCTCCTGTTCCGGAGCCAGCCCCAGCTTGGAGGTGAGCCTGAGTATTTGGGTGGAGGACACGAGAATCAGGCCCGGAACGTTTCGCCAAAGTGGGTGTTGAGCGCCAGATGGGCGGAACCCAGGATGCCCGCCTCCGTGCCGAACTGGGCGGGGAGGATTTCAAGCTGTTCCACCAGCGGGGCGGCAAGCTGGGCTCTCATGATTTCCTGGAGTGGCTGGAAAAGCAGGGTCTTTGCCTTCGCCACGCCGCCGCCGATGATGATGGCCTGCGGGTTCAGCAGGTAGCAGCAGTTCATCAGCGCGCAGGAAAGCTTCACGGCCAGGTCCCGCCATACCTGCGCGGCCACTTCATCCCCCGCCAGGGCGGCCCGCTCCAGGGCGATGGGGTTGCAGTCCACAATGGCCTTGTCAATGCCGTGGCTGGCGTACAGGGTGCGGGCGTCCGCCGCTATTTCCCGGTTGCCCACGTAATCCTCCAGGGCGCCGCGGTTGCCGTAATGGCCCAGCCGTCCCCGGTAGTCAATGCTCGTCTGCCCCAGCTCTCCGGCGGAGCAGGTGGCCCCGCGTACAAGGTCCCCGTTCACGATGAGGCCGCTGCCCACACCCGTGCCCAGGGTCAGGCATACCAGGTGCCTTTTCCCTTTTCCGGCCCCCAGCTTCCATTCCGCATAGGCCATGCAGTTGGCGTCATTCTCCACGTACACGGGCAGTCCGCAGGCGGCCTGGAGCATGTCCCGCACCGGAACGTTGTTCCATCCCGGCACGTTGGTGAGCGTGTAGACGGTTCCCTGGTAAAAGTTGACGAAGCCGGGCATGCCCATGCCGATGGCCTGCACCTCCGGGTGGTTCAGCCGCAGCATGTTCACAAACTGGGCGATGGCTTCAATCAATTGATCCGGATTGCCGTATTCCTGGGTGGCGATGGAAGGCGCGTGAGCGATCACTTCCGTCCCTTTGACGACCCCCAGCTTGATGGAGGTTCCCCCGAAGTCAACGCCGATGGTGGGGATGGTTGAAGCTGTCATATGGTACCAATATAGAATTTTATGGGTCGATGAAAAGGTTAAATGAAGTACGTTTCCGTTAAAAAAACGGCTGGATGGATGCCGGGGAAAATGACTTGTTTCATTGCTGAATTTTCTTGAATGAACATTTGGCCGCTTGTAGTGTCTCATAGTCTAGTCAGTTGGGCGGTCTCGCCCGCTGTTCGTGAAACATCGTCAACCTCAGCCCATAGAGACACCTCATATGCCTACTCCCAAGAAAACCGAAAGCAAGGCCGCCGCCAAAAAAGCTCCGGCTCCCAAGAAAAAGACCTGCGGGAAGACCGCCTGCAAGACGCCCGTAGAGCAAGAGGCTCCCACGAAAAAGAAAAAGGCTGCGGAACCGAAAAAGGCCGTCAAGCCGGCCAGGAAAGCCGCTTCCCCTGCCGCCGCTGTGGAAAAGAAGCCGGCACCGAAGACGGCTAAAAAGGCCCCGGCCAGGAAAGCCGCCGCTTCTCCCGCCGCTCCGGCGCCCGCTCCCTCCAGGAATGAGTTGACGGATGAACAGACGGAAGCCATCGCCGCCGCCAAGGCGCAGCTGGCTGCGGATCCGGAATGGGAACCCTTTGTGCTGATGCAGCGCCAGCACCTGATGGACCTGCGCGACAGGGCGCTGGACAACATGAGCGGCGTGGCCCGCGACACCCTCCGGAACCATCCGGAAGGCAGTGAAGCCTCCGGCTCCGGAGAGCACCAGGCGGACGCCGGCAGCGACGCCTATGACCGTGACTTCGCCCTCAGCCTTCTTTCCAAGGAACAGGACGGCCTGTATGAAATCGAGCAGGCGCTTGCCCGCATTGACAATGGAACGTACGGCATCTGTGAAATGTCATACAAGGTCATTCCCATCCTGCGCCTGGAGGCCATCCCCTTTGCGCGCCTTACCGTGGAATGCCAGGCCCAGTGGGAAAAGGAAAAAGGGCAGAACGCCCGGTTCCGCCCCAGGGTGGCCCTGGGCTTTGCGGGTGGACAAAATGATGTAGATTTATCTGTTTCACTTGACGATGATGAAGAATAGTGTATAAATCCTCCCCCGTAACACATTTTCATCATGCCAAGAGACATCATCATCCTCGAATGCACTGAGGCCAAAGCCGAAGGAAAGCCTACGTCCCGCTACGTCACCACGCGCAACAAGAAGAGCCTGCGTACCCCCGGCCGCCTGGAAAAGGTTAAATACAATCCTTTCCTGAAGCGCCGTACGCTTCATCGTGAAATGCGTTAATTACGGGCCAGCCTATATCTTTATTATTATGTCCACTGAACCCAAGACTGTAGAACGTCGTATTCGTTTCCGCACGTGCAATCGCCAGATGCCGCGCCGCCGTCTCGACATCCCGATGGATCAGGTCGATCTGCTCAACCCCGATTTCCTGTCCAAGTTCACCTCTGAAACCGGCAAGATTCTTCCCCGCCGCGTGACTGGTCTGTCTGCCAAGATGCACCGCAAGGTGACCCGTGAAATCAAGCGGGCCCGTTCCATCAACCTTCTGCCGTAACAAGCGCCAAGGAAAATCTCTTTCGGTAGAAATTGTCTTTGCAGGCGGGAGTTTGTCCGGTAACAGGGCAGACTCCCGCTTTATTTCCAGCCATCATCCTCCCTCCCCATGCAGGAACTGAAAGATACCCAGTCTGAGGCGGATACGCGCAATATCTCCATTGACCGGGTGGGTGTCAAGGGACTGCGCTTCCCCATCCAGATTCAGGACAAGCTCAACCGCATCCAGTCCACCGTGGCAACGGTTTCCCTGGCGGTGGACCTGCCGGAAAAGTTCAAGGGCACGCACATGAGCCGCTTTGTGGAGGCCCTTCACCAGCACGGCCCCCTGCTGGACGTGCATACGGCCCTGGCCATCCCCCGGGAACTGCTCAGCCGCCTGTCCGCTCGCCGCTCCCATGTGGAAATGGAATTCCCGTTCTTCCGCGCCAAGAATGCCCCCGTGACCGGAATTGAAGGGATGATGGATTACGTGGTCCGTTTTGAGATGGAGGCGGAAGCGGACAACAAGCTGGCGGACTTCAAGCTGACCGTGGTCGTTCCCGTGACGACGCTCTGCCCCTGTTCCAAGGCCATGAGTTCCTATGGAGCCCACAACCAGCGCGGGCTGGTCACCTACTCCGTGCGCTTCGCCTCCCGGCCCGTCTGGATTGAAGACCTGATTGACCTGGTGGAATCCTGCGCCAGCTGCTCCCTGTACAGCGTGCTGAAAAGGCCGGATGAAAAATGGGTGACGGAAAAGGCTTATGAAAACCCCGTTTTTGTGGAAGACCTGGTGCGGAACGTGGCGCTGAAAACGCAGAGCCATTCCGCCTTCAGCTGGTACCGGGTGGAAGCGGAAAACTTTGAATCCATTCACAACCACCAGGCGTACGCCGTCATTGAACGCGACCTGCGCTCCTGAACTTTTTCCCGTACCGGACCTATGAACGACAACTGGTGGGCCCTTGCATCCCTCATCCTGTCCCTGGCTTTCACGGGGCTGGGATGGCGTCTGCTGGCCTCCGGCCGCCGTTTTTTATACGCCCACCTCTGGATGGCGTGCCTGTTTGCGCTCCAGACGGGGGCGCTCTGCGTCAAGGCGTACCAGACGGGGATGTGCCCCATCCGCGGCGCCTCGGAGGTGCTCTTTTTCCTCTCCTGGACCATCAATCTCTTTTACCTTCTGCTGGGCCGCGCCTACCGCATGTCCGTGCTGGGCATCTTCACGGCTCCGGCCATTGCCCTGCTGACGGCGCTTTCCCTGTTGCTCGGCGTATCCGGCGCGGACGTGCAGGGCACGCATGACTTCTGGGTGACGGCGCACGTGGGCGTAGCCATGATGTCCTACGGGGCCGGCGGCCTGGCCGCCGCCGCGGGCGTGGCGTTCTGCATGCAGAATGAATGCCTTAAAAGGCGCCAGATTCCCGGCACCTGCCGCCTTCTGCCCCCCATCCGCACGCTGGAAGCCAGCATGAAGCGCCTGGTCCTGGTGGCGTTTATCCTGCTTCTGGCCGGGGAATGGCTGGGCTGGCAGCGGCATCTCCCCATCAACGGGGCCAAGACCCTCATTGTCATTCTGCTGACGCTGGGCTACGCCGCCCTGCTGTGGCGGGCCTACCGCCGCGGGATGCCGGGCAGGGCCCTGGCTTACTGCTGCGTGGCCCTCTTTATTGCATCCATGAGCATTTTCCTGGTAAGCTGATGAGAATGGTTTGTTTAGGCTTGAATCACCGGACCGCTCCCGTGGAAATACGTGAGCGTTTTGCCGTGCCGTCCCACAGGCTCCAGGAAGAAGGGCGGTGCATCCGCTCCCTTCCGGACGTGGACCAGTGCGTGGTGCTCTCCACCTGCAACCGGATGGAAATCTACTACTGGTCAGAACGGCCGGAAAACGCACAGGAGCACATCCTCTCCCATTTCCTGGGGACCGGGCGCGGTAATGTGAACATGGGCGCTCACTTTTACA containing:
- a CDS encoding RsmB/NOP family class I SAM-dependent RNA methyltransferase codes for the protein MSSTQILRLTSKLGLAPEQEQDFLDAMQAGDRSRSALVITPQAPEGYVPPFPADETPRDWGHPSIPALPAGETEARPGSLPDYERGYYYPLDLSSVWETAPLAHLPFRPERCLDLCAAPGGKSILAQTRVAPREHVSNEVHPKRLGILRHNLLRCGFTGLYTQRLRPDQWAELAPGCFDLILADAPCSGQSLLAKGIPNPGCFNSSVTGGNAKRQRGILLAAVRCLAPGGYLLYTTCTYAPEENERNILYLLKRCPDLRTVSVPELEPFRSALTQEACYRLMPFHGAGAGGFTCLLRREGEHGPLPPLPDELLAWPIHAMNQSTP
- the folE2 gene encoding GTP cyclohydrolase FolE2, translating into MQELKDTQSEADTRNISIDRVGVKGLRFPIQIQDKLNRIQSTVATVSLAVDLPEKFKGTHMSRFVEALHQHGPLLDVHTALAIPRELLSRLSARRSHVEMEFPFFRAKNAPVTGIEGMMDYVVRFEMEAEADNKLADFKLTVVVPVTTLCPCSKAMSSYGAHNQRGLVTYSVRFASRPVWIEDLIDLVESCASCSLYSVLKRPDEKWVTEKAYENPVFVEDLVRNVALKTQSHSAFSWYRVEAENFESIHNHQAYAVIERDLRS
- a CDS encoding metallophosphoesterase family protein — encoded protein: MKIGIFSDLHDRTDHLEPAMRQMRLMDCGHFFFLGDCTTPESFLRILELTGGLPLDAVPGNNDYELLLMQRMAANSPAARLHPEHAVITRYGMKFSLSHYPKYAMQEARNGSVDAALYGHTHQAARETYGGCLLANPGELQGRTGRIGFGILDTDSRMMNLHAVDFSAS
- the ccsA gene encoding cytochrome c biogenesis protein CcsA, giving the protein MNDNWWALASLILSLAFTGLGWRLLASGRRFLYAHLWMACLFALQTGALCVKAYQTGMCPIRGASEVLFFLSWTINLFYLLLGRAYRMSVLGIFTAPAIALLTALSLLLGVSGADVQGTHDFWVTAHVGVAMMSYGAGGLAAAAGVAFCMQNECLKRRQIPGTCRLLPPIRTLEASMKRLVLVAFILLLAGEWLGWQRHLPINGAKTLIVILLTLGYAALLWRAYRRGMPGRALAYCCVALFIASMSIFLVS
- a CDS encoding (deoxy)nucleoside triphosphate pyrophosphohydrolase, whose translation is MNTLDVCCALIELSAARGPLLLAAKKAAGQSNGLLYEFPGGKLEPGENAQDAIIREIREELGCAVHPVRMLTPVRHGEKERVIRLIPFLCRLDPGALPRPLEHESLGFFSRRTLAELPWAPADRPILKEWLEGAC
- the rpsR gene encoding 30S ribosomal protein S18 yields the protein MSTEPKTVERRIRFRTCNRQMPRRRLDIPMDQVDLLNPDFLSKFTSETGKILPRRVTGLSAKMHRKVTREIKRARSINLLP
- a CDS encoding ABC transporter ATP-binding protein, whose translation is MIRLRDITKVYHLGEIDLQVLKGITLDIKEGEFVSLTGASGSGKSTLMNILGCLDRPSSGHYYIAGEDVAKFNAAERATLRNKRIGFVFQNFNLLSRTTALENVMMPAVYAHPTLSMKAMRERSVELLNLVGLSDRMDHTPAQLSGGQQQRVAIARSLINNPSILLADEPTGNLDSTTSKEVLHMFKDLNRRKGITVILVTHDPKIAAFTDRAINMADGLICEGISDTLSKDDV
- a CDS encoding ROK family protein, which codes for MTASTIPTIGVDFGGTSIKLGVVKGTEVIAHAPSIATQEYGNPDQLIEAIAQFVNMLRLNHPEVQAIGMGMPGFVNFYQGTVYTLTNVPGWNNVPVRDMLQAACGLPVYVENDANCMAYAEWKLGAGKGKRHLVCLTLGTGVGSGLIVNGDLVRGATCSAGELGQTSIDYRGRLGHYGNRGALEDYVGNREIAADARTLYASHGIDKAIVDCNPIALERAALAGDEVAAQVWRDLAVKLSCALMNCCYLLNPQAIIIGGGVAKAKTLLFQPLQEIMRAQLAAPLVEQLEILPAQFGTEAGILGSAHLALNTHFGETFRA
- the rpmG gene encoding 50S ribosomal protein L33, which produces MPRDIIILECTEAKAEGKPTSRYVTTRNKKSLRTPGRLEKVKYNPFLKRRTLHREMR
- a CDS encoding TraR/DksA family transcriptional regulator; the protein is MPTPKKTESKAAAKKAPAPKKKTCGKTACKTPVEQEAPTKKKKAAEPKKAVKPARKAASPAAAVEKKPAPKTAKKAPARKAAASPAAPAPAPSRNELTDEQTEAIAAAKAQLAADPEWEPFVLMQRQHLMDLRDRALDNMSGVARDTLRNHPEGSEASGSGEHQADAGSDAYDRDFALSLLSKEQDGLYEIEQALARIDNGTYGICEMSYKVIPILRLEAIPFARLTVECQAQWEKEKGQNARFRPRVALGFAGGQNDVDLSVSLDDDEE
- a CDS encoding efflux RND transporter periplasmic adaptor subunit; this translates as MKGFIKLIIVIVVLAGAWFAWEQWKGNEAIQVEYQTEPLEKGDLMITIDATGVTEPDELVDVGAQVSGIIMEFGKDLDGKVVDYSSPVKAGQMLAEIDKLPVQLDVQRAEASKAQASAGIARARADIQQAKAKHHQAKLDRERAEKLGPGDALSKSSYDQYIADEETARANVAVAEASLLEAEASLKQAEAALKKEMRNLEYTTIQSPVDGVVVKRLVNIGQTVVSSMSASSLFYIATDLSKLKIWAAVNEADIGSIRKGQEVIFTVDAFSGRKFKGTVDKIRLDATMTSNVVTYIVDIDVPNPDKLLIPYLTANVQFVVEDIRNAFLVSNAALRFQPETDLIGAEQKRTLEQMQPELAAPAQSGQEKKAVVWELRDAVLYPHLVTRGESNGMLTVVKGETLREGMEIVSTAQILNRSGNSGDGTSASAGGENPFAPKMPPRRKPSTGNTKAASGNGGPPPPP
- a CDS encoding ABC transporter permease — encoded protein: MKFLPLLKTCIKALVRNPMRAALTILGIIIGIAAVIAMVEIGQGSTLQIKNTIASMGADTLNIRPGAISKSGVNTGAGGRASLTNADCEAIMKDCTMVLRATPVVRASGQVIYGNKNWSPETVEGGSVEYLKIKSWYDMERGQPFSEEDVEQARRVCVIGQTVARELFGDEDPLGKDIRIKNVMFKVIGILQKKGANMMGRDQDDSIILPWTSIRYRLQGLGGGSASSSGKSTTTFNRADKYTANSVDYYTETTDQPYTDAPHPRRFNNIDFIMAQIADPERSSEAIDQITEVIRAKHNLKDGQLDDFRVWDMAEMSRAMSSTTEVMTNLLMIVAMISLVVGGVGIMNIMLVSVTERTKEIGLRMAVGARPQDIMRQFLLEAVLLCVVGGALGIMLGKAISIIVSRTMNWATASSPEAMALAVGVSVFIGLAFGWYPSWKASKMDPIDALRHE